A single genomic interval of Cucumis sativus cultivar 9930 chromosome 7, Cucumber_9930_V3, whole genome shotgun sequence harbors:
- the LOC101204157 gene encoding pentatricopeptide repeat-containing protein At2g22410, mitochondrial — protein sequence MKPFFSSFQNPSHFSFFPLNLALNILHSFRPLSTSSSPGKPKWNSLSNVFISNPTLLILQSCSSMFQLKQIQAHITCTGLMNQIFPASRLLAFCALSDSGDIHYAHLIFDQTELPNCFFWNTMIKGYCKANHPSMGFSFFRQMIRNRAEFDSGSFVFALKACGQFAEKIVGMAVHSVIWKRGFDSDLFVQNGLIQNYVETGCLGFARQMFDESSVKDVVTWTTMINGYARNNWLDEAIALFNSMLSSDVKPNEVTMIALLSACSQKGDSEMGKTLHEHIRRKDITCSLNLLNAMLDMYVKCGCLTTAREIFNNMERRDVFSWTSLLNGYAKNGDLGSARKLFDEMPERNIVSWNAMIAGYSQNSQPMEALELFHNMVDVVGLVPTEDTLVCVLSASGQLGCLEMGQEIHCNHVNKIGIQVSLILKNAVMDMYAKCGSIDAAAKLFHSMPEKNLVSWNSMISAYASYGHAKKALTLFDQMIGSGLKPDHITFIGVLSACSYGGFVSEGQAHFESMENCFGVEPKREHYACMVDLLSRVGLLKEAYELISRMPMEASEGGWGALLDACRKHGNVEMAKLAGEKLLELDPEDSGIYSLLANICADGKKWKDVRMVRRMMRERGVKKVPGHSLIEIEGKFHEFLVADTSHTRSSEIYRVVNELLLLSSLIIDFEPLEND from the coding sequence ATGAAAcccttcttctcttcctttcaAAACCCGTCTCACTTTTCATTCTTCCCGCTCAATCTCGCCCTCAACATCCTCCATTCATTCCGACCACTTTCAACATCAAGCTCACCCGGAAAACCCAAATGGAATTCACTTTCCAACGTCTTCATTTCCAACCCAACTCTTCTAATCCTTCAATCATGCTCTTCCATGTTCCAATTAAAGCAAATTCAAGCCCATATTACTTGTACTGGCCTCATGAACCAAATCTTCCCTGCCAGCCGCCTCCTAGCCTTTTGTGCGCTCTCCGATTCCGGTGACATTCACTATGCACATCTCATCTTCGATCAAACTGAGCTCCCCAATTGCTTTTTCTGGAATACGATGATCAAGGGTTATTGCAAAGCTAATCACCCTTCAATGGGGTTCTCATTTTTCCGGCAAATGATTCGGAATCGCGCTGAATTTGATTCTGGAAGCTTTGTTTTTGCTCTCAAGGCTTGCGGTCAATTTGCGGAGAAAATTGTGGGAATGGCCGTGCATTCTGTTATTTGGAAACGGGGGTTTGATTCTGACTTATTTGTACAAAATGGATTGATCCAAAACTATGTTGAAACTGGGTGTCTTGGTTTTGCACGCCAAATGTTTGATGAAAGTTCTGTTAAGGATGTTGTTACATGGACGACGATGATCAATGGGTACGCAAGGAACAATTGGTTGGATGAGGCTATAGCATTATTCAATTCGATGTTGTCGAGTGATGTCAAGCCGAATGAGGTTACTATGATCGCTTTGCTTTCTGCTTGCTCGCAGAAGGGAGATTCTGAAATGGGGAAGACTCTTCATGAACATATAAGAAGAAAGGACATAACCTGTAGTCTTAATTTGCTCAATGCAATGTTGGATATGTATGTGAAATGTGGTTGTTTAACTACTGCAAGAGAGATTTTTAACAATATGGAAAGAAGGGATGTTTTTTCTTGGACTAGCTTGCTTAATGGGTATGCTAAAAATGGAGACTTGGGATCTGCAAGGAAGttatttgatgaaatgcctgAGAGAAATATTGTCTCTTGGAATGCAATGATAGCTGGTTATTCCCAAAACAGTCAGCCAATGGAAGCTTTGGAGCTATTTCACAACATGGTGGATGTTGTTGGGTTGGTTCCAACTGAGGATACTTTGGTCTGTGTACTTTCTGCTAGTGGGCAATTGGGATGCTTGGAAATGGGTCAAGAGATTCATTGCAACCATGTCAATAAAATAGGAATTCAAGTCAGTTTGATTCTTAAAAACGCAGTTATGGACATGTATGCCAAATGTGGAAGCATCGATGCAGCTGCAAAGCTCTTCCATTCCATGCCTGAGAAAAATCTGGTGTCTTGGAACTCCATGATTTCTGCATATGCATCATATGGCCACGCCAAGAAAGCTCTCACTCTGTTCGACCAAATGATTGGCTCTGGACTTAAACCAGATCACATCACCTTCATTGGTGTCCTATCAGCTTGCAGTTATGGCGGTTTTGTTTCCGAAGGTCAGGCACATTTCGAAAGCATGGAGAACTGCTTTGGGGTAGAGCCAAAGAGGGAACACTACGCATGTATGGTGGATTTGCTTAGTCGAGTTGGGCTGTTGAAGGAAGCTTACGAACTGATATCGAGGATGCCGATGGAAGCAAGTGAAGGGGGTTGGGGGGCGTTGCTGGATGCTTGTAGGAAGCATGGGAATGTGGAAATGGCAAAGTTAGCAGGTGAGAAACTTCTTGAATTAGATCCAGAAGACAGTGGGATTTATAGTCTTTTGGCAAATATTTGTGCTGAtggaaagaaatggaaagatgTGAGAATGGTGAGAAGGATGATGAGAGAAAGAGGGGTGAAGAAGGTTCCTGGGCATAGCTTAATAGAGATTGAAGGTAAGTTTCACGAGTTCTTAGTTGCTGACACTTCTCATACTCGTTCTTCAGAAATTTATAGAGTGGTAAATGAATTACTTCTGTTGTCTAGTcttattattgattttgaacCTCTAGAAAATGATTAG